The Glycine soja cultivar W05 chromosome 3, ASM419377v2, whole genome shotgun sequence genome window below encodes:
- the LOC114406936 gene encoding dolichyl-diphosphooligosaccharide--protein glycosyltransferase subunit 2-like → MARNLGGLLALLFAVSICGAVTIPGPVSDAHRSAALELFDGSFSSLEEAYEALRVFEILTIGNKPDVSTTTCKKVVENLGSSSPVKDLFYALKVNDILKCKVNGDVFKDIALRLKATVNDASTLVEMYYSIGSLVLIKDQASDVDVLLTDADGSFHSIKALSQSDGRWRYSSNNPESSTYAAGLALEALAGVISLASSEIDQSRVNTVKNDILKLFDSIEKYDDGTFYFDEKFVGGREHQGSLSTTSSVVRGVTAFAAVTSGKINLPGDKILGLANFFLGIGIPGDAKDFFNQVESLALLENNKVSIPLVLSLPATVYSLSKKDQLKVRVNTVLGSAAPPLTVKLVQAFRSNAKDSAIESKELQYDQNNGIHFLEAFPDNVDVGTYVFVFEIALHDSAGEKVYATGGQIHVPIYVTGIIKVSNAEIAVLDSDLGSVETQKTLDLAGNDDVSLSANHLQKLRFSFQLTTPHGHAFKPHQAFFKLKHETKHEHIFVVGNTGRKFEIILDFLGLVEKFYYLSGRYDIELTVGDTVMENSFLRLLGEVDLDLPEAPEKAARLPPLPVDPYSRYGPKAEIAHLFRAPEKRPPQELSLTFLGLILLPFIGFLVGLLRLGVNLKNFPSSAVPATYAFLFHLGIAAVLLLYVLFWLKLDLFTTLKTVGFLGAFLLFVGHRILSHLASTSSKLKSA, encoded by the exons ATGGCCCGAAACCTAGGAGGATTGCTGGCGCTACTTTTCGCTGTTTCGATCTGCGGAGCCGTCACGATTCCCGGCCCCGTCTCCGATGCTCACCGTTCCGCCGCGTTAGAGCTCTTCGATGGATCGTTTTCAAG tTTAGAAGAGGCCTATGAGGCACTAAGAGTTTTTGAGATTCTTACGATTGGGAATAAGCCTGATGTGAGCACAACGACTTGCAAGAAAGTAGTGGAAAACCTTGGGTCGTCATCGCCTGTGAAGGATTTGTTCTATGCGTTAAAGGTTAATGACATATTAAAATGCAAGGTTAATGGGGATGTTTTCAAG GATATTGCTTTGAGACTTAAAGCCACTGTCAATGATGCGAGTACTTTGGTTGAGATGTACTATTCAATAGGAAGTTTGGTTCTTATAAAG GACCAGGCTTCTGATGTTGATGTGCTTCTTACTGATGCCGATGGATCCTTCCATTCAATCAAG GCTCTGAGCCAAAGTGATGGAAGGTGGCGTTATAGTTCTAATAATCCAGAGTCTAGTACCTATGCTGCTG GATTAGCACTTGAAGCACTTGCTGGAGTGATCTCATTAGCATCTTCTGAAATTGATCAGTCTAGG GTGAATACAGTGAAAAATGATATATTGAAGCTTTTCGACAGCATTGAGAAATATG ATGATGGAACATTCTATTTTGATGAGAAATTTGTTGGTGGACGTGAGCATCAGGGTTCTCTTTCCACAACTTCTTCTGTTGTTCGAGGGGTTACAGCATTTGCTGCTGTAACTTCTGGAAAAATAAAT CTTCCAGGGGATAAAATATTGGGTTTAGCAAATTTTTTCCTGGGAATTGGAATCCCAGGAGATGCCAAGGACTTCTTCAATCAAGTTGAATCATTAGCTCTTCTAGAGAACAACAA GGTTTCGATCCCATTGGTACTGTCACTTCCTGCAACGGTTTATTCATTATCCAAAAAAGATCAGCTCAAG GTTAGGGTGAACACTGTACTTGGTTCAGCTGCACCACCTTTAACAGTTAAGCTTGTGCAAGCTTTCCGCTCTAACGCTAAAGATTCAGCTATTGAGAGCAAG GAGCTCCAATATGATCAAAATAATGGAATTCATTTCTTGGAAGCTTTCCCAGACAATGTAGATGTGGGAActtatgtgtttgtttttgaG ATTGCACTTCACGATTCTGCTGGTGAAAAAGTTTATGCTACTGGAGGCCAAATTCATGTACCAATATATGTCACTGGCATTATTAAAGTCAGCAATGCTGAAATTGCTGTTCTTGACAGTGATCTTGGAAGTGTTGAAACCCAGAAaac GCTAGATTTGGCTGGAAATGATGATGTTTCACTCTCAGCTAACCACTTGCAAAAGTTGCGCTTTTCTTTCCAGTTGACAACACCTCACGGTCATGCTTTTAAGCCTCATCAG GCATTTTTCAAGTTGAAGCATGAGACAAAGCATGAACACATCTTTGTGGTTGGAAATACTGGCAGGAAGTTTGAGATTATTCTT GATTTTCTTGGTTTGGTGGAGAAATTTTATTACCTCTCTGGCAGATATGACATTGAGCTGACTGTTGGGGATACTGTCATG GAGAACTCTTTCTTACGGCTGCTTGGTGAAGTTGATTTAGATCTTCCCGAAGCACCTGAGAAGGCAGCCCGTCTTCCTCCACTCCCTGTCGATCCTTACTCAAGATATGGGCCCAAAGCCGAGATAGCCCACTTATTCAGGGCTCCAGAAAAGCGACCACCCCAGGAACTCTCTCTTACTTTCTTGGGTTTGATCCTTCTGCCATTTATTGGCTTTTTAGTTGGG CTGTTACGCCTGGGAGTGAACTTGaagaattttccttcttcagcTGTACCTGCTACATATGCCTTCTTATTCCATCTTGGCATTGCTGCAGTTCTATTGCTTTATGTACTTTTCTGGTTGAAG CTGGACTTGTTCACTACACTCAAAACTGTAGGATTTTTGGGAGCTTTTCTGTTGTTTGTGGGACACAGAATTCTTTCCCATCTCGCTTCAACATCATCTAAGTTGAAGTCTGCATGA
- the LOC114406937 gene encoding H/ACA ribonucleoprotein complex subunit 3-like protein: protein MYLQFYINDNGDKVYTTKKESPVGLPTQSAHPARFSPDDKYSRQRVLLKKRFGLLPTQQPPPKY, encoded by the exons ATGTATCTTCAGTTTTACATAAACGATAACGGCGACAAAGTCTACACCACTAAG AAAGAGTCGCCGGTAGGGCTACCTACACAATCTGCTCATCCAG CCCGGTTTTCACCCGATGATAAATATTCAAGACAGAGAGTTCTTCTGAAGAAGCGTTTTGGATTATTACCAACCCAGCAGCCACCTCCAAAGTATTGA